A genomic stretch from Glaciecola nitratireducens FR1064 includes:
- a CDS encoding TonB-dependent receptor, producing the protein MFKPVILSIAIAVALSPSETQAAESSSVSSAVSSPFLLAAAGDIERITVRGAYFGKQNADSLKTPTLLVDVPQSLSVVTDVQIREQGFQSLADILQYTPGASIGQGEGHRDQMTIRGQNTTADFFIDGLRDDVQYFRPLYNLERVEILRGANALLFGRGGGGGIVNRVTKTASTKETFTALNANIDTFANAVVGVDHNIALNDDQAFRINGFYEQLDNHRDEYDGERFAINPTYSANLSDVTQLVLSYEYIDDDRVVDRGVPSLNNAPLQGVDKTFFGSPDLNVTTLQAHVARARIDHQLNESWSINATLQYADFDKLYQNLYPTGYDAVQNTVSLDGYRDATERENLILQFNAVGQFETGSIEHTLLVGAEHGNQDTSNSRRDTLFVDSNDDQITFAFSDPLVIPAVGFTDFVRDSASDVTFSSVFLQDEIKLNEQFIVVAGLRYDSFDIDVVDAIEAANGTIDGNSGLLGRKDNETSPRLGAIYKPNDDLSFYVSMSKSFLPRSGDQFLSLTPSSQALAPEEFENKEFGIKWNLSDNLSFTTAIFEVTRENGTVTDPNNPENSIITGTKTKGFEIQLVGYVTEKWQVNAGYSNLDADETGRVVEGNLANRVLSQVPENMLTIWNHYQWDDKWAFGLGLIHQSEQYASLNNTVELPDFTRVDAAVYYDITENTKVQLNIENLFDEDYYPAAHNDNNISIGEPLNARVSVSYKF; encoded by the coding sequence ATGTTTAAACCCGTTATTCTTAGTATAGCCATTGCCGTCGCATTATCACCAAGCGAAACTCAGGCCGCAGAATCGAGTTCCGTCTCTTCTGCTGTATCAAGCCCTTTTCTTTTAGCAGCAGCCGGTGACATTGAACGCATTACAGTTCGCGGTGCATATTTTGGCAAACAAAATGCTGACTCGCTCAAAACACCAACGCTTTTGGTGGACGTACCTCAGTCACTGTCGGTGGTCACCGATGTACAAATAAGAGAGCAAGGCTTCCAGTCTTTAGCTGATATCCTTCAGTACACTCCTGGCGCATCCATTGGGCAAGGTGAAGGCCACAGAGATCAAATGACTATTCGTGGACAAAATACGACAGCTGATTTTTTCATTGATGGCTTACGCGATGATGTCCAGTATTTCCGCCCTCTTTATAATTTAGAGCGTGTTGAAATTTTACGCGGCGCAAATGCACTACTCTTCGGCCGTGGCGGCGGCGGTGGGATTGTCAACAGAGTCACTAAGACCGCATCGACCAAAGAAACGTTTACCGCTTTAAATGCCAACATTGATACCTTTGCAAATGCGGTAGTTGGTGTTGATCACAATATTGCATTGAATGACGACCAAGCCTTTCGTATCAACGGCTTTTATGAGCAGTTAGATAATCATCGCGACGAATATGACGGTGAACGTTTTGCAATAAACCCAACGTACTCTGCTAATTTAAGCGATGTAACCCAACTGGTTTTATCATACGAATATATTGATGACGATCGGGTTGTTGACCGCGGTGTACCCTCACTTAATAATGCGCCACTGCAAGGTGTCGATAAAACGTTTTTTGGTTCACCCGATCTTAACGTCACCACCCTGCAAGCGCATGTAGCAAGAGCAAGGATCGATCATCAACTTAACGAATCGTGGTCAATCAACGCAACATTGCAATATGCTGATTTCGACAAGTTGTATCAGAATTTATATCCTACTGGCTATGACGCTGTGCAAAATACGGTGAGCTTAGATGGCTACAGAGATGCTACTGAGCGAGAAAACCTAATCCTGCAATTCAATGCGGTTGGCCAATTTGAGACGGGTAGCATAGAGCACACATTGTTAGTTGGCGCAGAGCATGGTAATCAAGATACCAGCAATAGCCGCCGCGATACTTTATTTGTTGATAGCAATGATGACCAAATCACCTTTGCGTTTTCTGACCCGCTCGTTATTCCTGCGGTAGGGTTTACAGATTTTGTTCGCGATAGCGCCTCCGACGTGACTTTTAGCTCTGTATTCCTTCAGGATGAAATCAAACTCAACGAACAATTTATTGTCGTTGCTGGCTTACGCTACGACAGCTTTGATATTGATGTTGTTGATGCAATAGAAGCAGCCAATGGCACTATCGATGGAAACAGCGGCTTATTAGGCAGAAAAGATAACGAAACGTCTCCGCGTTTAGGTGCTATTTATAAACCAAACGACGATCTGTCGTTCTATGTCAGCATGAGTAAGTCTTTTTTACCACGCTCGGGCGACCAGTTTTTATCACTAACACCGAGTTCCCAAGCACTGGCACCAGAAGAGTTTGAAAACAAAGAGTTTGGCATTAAATGGAACCTATCAGACAACTTGAGCTTCACCACCGCAATATTTGAAGTCACAAGAGAAAACGGTACCGTAACAGACCCAAACAATCCTGAAAATTCGATCATTACGGGTACAAAAACAAAGGGCTTTGAAATACAATTAGTTGGTTATGTTACCGAAAAATGGCAGGTTAACGCTGGCTATAGCAACCTAGATGCAGATGAGACGGGACGTGTCGTTGAAGGAAATTTAGCGAACAGAGTTTTATCGCAAGTACCAGAAAACATGTTGACGATTTGGAATCACTATCAATGGGATGATAAATGGGCGTTTGGTTTAGGCTTAATTCATCAGTCGGAACAATATGCATCGTTAAACAATACTGTCGAATTGCCCGACTTTACACGTGTTGACGCGGCGGTATATTACGATATAACTGAGAATACAAAGGTGCAGTTAAACATTGAAAACTTATTTGATGAAGACTACTACCCTGCAGCGCACAATGACAACAACATTAGCATTGGCGAGCCTCTGAACGCTAGGGTAAGCGTTTCATATAAATTTTAA
- a CDS encoding efflux RND transporter permease subunit, translating to MTDLNADNDKKVAEEQTGIIAYFANNSVAANLLMGFIIIMGVISYITIPRQMFPTIERNYINISVQYPGASPQEIEENIVLKIEEQLNDITEIKKSIGRSWRGGGRVTLEINLNEEVNEVLDKVKARVDSIGTFPAAMEPVTISQQEFRQEVMQLTIVGDLSLDDLKPIAEQIEDEILQLQNVQLANARSPDDEIAIEIKPEVLRKYNLSIEDVTQAIRRFSANFSAGQIRTESGMIAVRVENQFYNGEEFRDIPVKIGPSGSKVLLKDVATIKDGFTEGERYFKYNGKNAISLEVSATKAQSIIPVAESVKSYMEARNQTLPESVEIKVLVDMTYYLNGRLDMMLKNLVQGAILVFLMLALFLRFKLAFWVMLGLPICFLGAMMLMPIFGMTINILSLFAFIMVLGIVVDDAIVIGESAYTEVEANGGGVANVVRGAKRVATPATFGVLTTIAVFAPFTMGEGPQSDFFFNIAVVVIFCLIFSLIESKLILPAHIAHTNFKPLKEDSWRQKFNTAYFGFVNGRYRRFITLCTEWRWPVLGLFIAMLFISIGLINANYVRVVPNPKVPHDFPSIRIEMAETVSDTITIDALKTIEKVIQDVDKQIVEEYGSPMVRDILVFNNSRTEGEVMVPLVAEDDRVMDTFELARRWREAVPNIAGMKSFTVRDDVNGGGDGGEFAYLLFGADIETLNNAGRYLINLLQEEKGLFDVSSTIDPDSKEVQMTLKAVAYDLGLDLTSIASQVGASFYGGEAQRVLRNGEEVKVMVRYPEFTRERFSELKYAVIKTPSGQEVLLGDVVELTEKPGISYIRREGGYRSVYVWGSIDEQLVEPNEVTETVKEKLLPQMKERFPSVKTELGGDIKEQQEQNSEQLMFFAAGLIMVYILLAVPLKSYAQPLIVMSVIPFSFTGAVWGHYWLGLDMSLFSTFGLIAAAGVVINDSLVMTDFVNQRRKEGYSIREAVIDAGCARFRAITLTSITTFAGVLPIMFETSLQAAFVIPMAVALGFAVMYATLVTLILVPCLYIILLDLGRPFVAIKQRFFSSKVVLN from the coding sequence ATGACAGATTTAAACGCTGATAATGACAAAAAGGTCGCAGAGGAACAGACTGGGATAATTGCATACTTTGCGAATAATTCTGTTGCTGCAAACTTATTAATGGGCTTCATCATTATTATGGGGGTCATCAGTTATATCACGATCCCGCGGCAAATGTTCCCAACAATAGAACGCAATTATATCAATATTTCAGTTCAATACCCGGGAGCATCACCGCAAGAAATTGAAGAAAATATTGTTTTAAAAATTGAAGAACAGCTGAATGACATTACAGAAATTAAGAAGAGCATCGGTCGTTCATGGCGCGGTGGCGGCAGAGTTACTTTGGAAATTAACTTAAATGAAGAGGTCAACGAAGTACTCGACAAGGTAAAGGCGCGCGTCGATAGCATCGGCACTTTTCCAGCGGCGATGGAACCCGTTACCATATCGCAGCAAGAGTTTAGACAAGAAGTTATGCAGCTTACCATTGTAGGCGACCTGTCGCTCGATGACCTAAAGCCTATTGCTGAACAAATAGAAGATGAAATTTTACAGCTACAAAATGTGCAGCTAGCTAACGCGCGCTCCCCAGATGACGAAATTGCGATTGAGATAAAACCAGAAGTGCTGCGCAAGTATAACTTAAGCATTGAAGATGTTACGCAAGCAATAAGACGCTTTTCAGCTAATTTTAGTGCCGGTCAAATTAGGACTGAATCGGGCATGATTGCAGTTCGCGTTGAGAATCAATTTTATAACGGAGAAGAGTTTAGAGATATTCCGGTCAAAATAGGCCCTAGCGGTTCTAAAGTACTGCTCAAAGATGTCGCGACGATAAAGGATGGTTTTACCGAAGGTGAACGTTACTTTAAATACAATGGTAAAAATGCCATCTCACTGGAAGTAAGCGCGACCAAGGCGCAAAGTATTATTCCAGTGGCAGAATCTGTAAAATCATACATGGAGGCACGTAACCAAACGTTACCAGAATCTGTCGAGATTAAAGTACTGGTTGATATGACTTATTATTTAAATGGTCGTCTCGACATGATGCTCAAAAATTTAGTTCAGGGTGCCATCCTAGTATTTCTAATGTTAGCGTTGTTTCTTCGCTTTAAGCTGGCATTCTGGGTAATGCTTGGGCTTCCAATATGCTTTCTTGGCGCAATGATGCTAATGCCTATATTTGGCATGACGATCAACATATTGTCACTGTTCGCATTCATTATGGTATTGGGTATTGTAGTCGATGATGCCATTGTCATTGGAGAAAGCGCCTACACAGAAGTGGAAGCCAACGGTGGAGGTGTCGCAAATGTCGTTAGAGGTGCGAAACGTGTCGCTACTCCCGCTACTTTTGGTGTACTAACGACCATCGCTGTTTTTGCCCCCTTCACAATGGGTGAAGGACCGCAGAGTGATTTCTTTTTTAATATTGCTGTCGTCGTCATATTTTGTTTGATATTCAGTTTGATTGAATCAAAACTAATACTCCCTGCCCACATTGCACATACCAATTTCAAACCATTAAAAGAAGATAGCTGGCGACAAAAATTTAATACCGCTTACTTCGGTTTTGTAAATGGCCGTTATCGACGCTTCATTACTTTATGCACAGAATGGCGTTGGCCAGTATTAGGCTTATTTATTGCGATGCTTTTTATCAGTATAGGCCTAATTAATGCAAACTATGTCCGCGTTGTCCCTAACCCGAAAGTACCACACGACTTCCCGAGCATTCGCATTGAAATGGCAGAAACGGTCAGTGACACAATCACTATTGACGCTTTAAAGACGATTGAAAAAGTGATTCAAGACGTCGATAAGCAAATAGTAGAAGAATATGGCAGTCCTATGGTCAGGGATATTCTGGTGTTCAATAACAGCCGGACTGAAGGCGAAGTGATGGTCCCGCTTGTTGCGGAAGATGACCGCGTCATGGACACGTTCGAACTCGCTAGAAGATGGCGTGAGGCTGTCCCGAATATTGCAGGCATGAAGTCATTTACGGTACGAGATGACGTGAACGGCGGCGGTGATGGTGGAGAGTTTGCCTATCTATTATTCGGAGCAGACATTGAAACTCTCAACAACGCTGGGCGTTATCTCATCAACTTATTGCAAGAGGAAAAGGGCTTGTTTGACGTTAGTTCAACAATTGACCCAGATAGCAAAGAAGTGCAAATGACGCTCAAGGCCGTCGCTTATGATCTCGGGCTCGATTTAACCTCAATTGCGTCTCAAGTCGGTGCAAGCTTTTATGGTGGTGAAGCACAAAGAGTGTTGCGCAATGGCGAAGAAGTAAAAGTGATGGTTCGTTATCCGGAATTCACTCGAGAGCGTTTTTCCGAATTAAAATATGCGGTAATTAAAACACCTTCAGGTCAAGAAGTGTTGCTGGGTGATGTTGTTGAACTGACAGAAAAACCAGGTATTAGCTATATTCGCCGAGAAGGCGGTTACAGAAGCGTCTATGTCTGGGGTTCAATTGATGAACAACTGGTAGAGCCGAATGAAGTAACAGAAACAGTAAAAGAAAAATTGCTACCGCAAATGAAAGAACGATTCCCGTCAGTAAAAACAGAACTAGGTGGCGACATTAAAGAGCAACAAGAACAGAACAGTGAGCAACTCATGTTTTTTGCTGCAGGCCTTATCATGGTTTATATTTTATTGGCGGTGCCGCTGAAGAGCTACGCCCAACCATTGATAGTAATGTCTGTTATCCCATTTAGTTTCACCGGTGCTGTTTGGGGACACTATTGGCTAGGGTTGGACATGAGCTTATTTAGTACGTTCGGGCTAATTGCTGCTGCGGGTGTTGTAATTAATGACAGCCTAGTAATGACTGACTTTGTCAATCAACGCAGAAAAGAAGGCTATTCTATCCGCGAAGCTGTTATCGATGCAGGTTGCGCACGCTTTAGAGCAATTACCTTAACATCGATAACGACATTCGCTGGCGTACTGCCAATTATGTTCGAAACCAGTCTGCAAGCTGCCTTTGTTATTCCAATGGCTGTTGCACTCGGGTTTGCGGTGATGTATGCAACTCTCGTCACGTTAATTTTAGTGCCTTGTCTCTACATCATATTACTCGATCTCGGGCGTCCGTTTGTAGCGATCAAGCAACGCTTTTTTTCATCAAAAGTCGTTTTAAATTAA
- a CDS encoding efflux RND transporter periplasmic adaptor subunit, translated as MKSTWFKFSIFLIVIAVGFAIQMGIEASEKEPENKDEVDVRPSVSFELLNAIDHPVLISSFGEVKPLEMTVLSAQVSGEVISWHPNFVAGGLVKRGDILFRIEKDAYEAALLQAEAEISLAEATLIEEQARQKVAMNESRNLPATQVSDLYLRKPQVLSAQAQLKSAQAKYRIAQRDLENCDVKAPYDALVISRDIGTGQFVSMGTKVAEINNIEAAEIIFPVAGFDSKFLPSSINDNPATITTKELVSVSRDAYLQRDLGVVNQVTRMNHLVVRVDDPYSLNTKLPSLKFGTYVEVSFAGKELKNVFKVPQTLVNNRKVWLLDENQQLQSHAVEVIREEGSFFYISSGLKENDKLVMTLPEYPQNGMAVKVIGKANNPLASATN; from the coding sequence ATGAAAAGCACTTGGTTCAAATTTTCAATTTTCCTTATCGTGATAGCAGTCGGATTCGCAATCCAAATGGGTATCGAAGCCTCAGAAAAAGAACCTGAAAATAAAGACGAGGTTGACGTTAGACCCTCGGTTAGTTTTGAATTACTCAATGCCATAGATCACCCCGTTTTAATTTCAAGCTTTGGTGAAGTTAAACCATTAGAAATGACCGTTCTGTCGGCTCAAGTATCTGGCGAAGTTATTAGTTGGCATCCAAACTTTGTGGCCGGCGGTTTAGTTAAACGCGGTGATATTCTATTCAGAATAGAAAAAGACGCTTATGAGGCCGCCCTACTTCAGGCTGAGGCAGAAATTTCATTAGCCGAAGCAACGCTGATTGAAGAACAGGCGCGCCAAAAAGTCGCAATGAATGAATCCAGAAACTTACCCGCAACTCAGGTAAGCGACCTTTATCTGCGAAAGCCACAAGTGTTGAGTGCGCAAGCACAGTTAAAATCGGCACAAGCCAAATATCGCATAGCTCAGCGTGATTTAGAGAACTGTGACGTCAAAGCACCTTACGACGCCTTAGTTATCTCTCGTGACATTGGCACTGGTCAATTCGTTAGTATGGGCACAAAAGTGGCTGAAATTAACAATATTGAAGCCGCTGAAATCATTTTCCCAGTAGCAGGTTTCGATAGTAAGTTTTTACCCTCCTCCATTAATGATAATCCAGCCACTATCACCACGAAAGAACTGGTTAGCGTAAGCAGAGACGCCTATCTACAGCGCGACTTGGGTGTAGTCAACCAAGTCACCAGAATGAATCATTTGGTTGTTCGGGTCGACGACCCATACAGTTTGAATACCAAACTCCCCAGTCTAAAATTTGGCACCTATGTTGAAGTTAGCTTTGCTGGTAAGGAATTGAAAAATGTATTCAAGGTGCCACAAACACTGGTCAACAATCGAAAAGTCTGGCTTTTAGATGAAAACCAACAGTTGCAATCACACGCCGTTGAGGTAATACGTGAAGAAGGCTCCTTTTTCTACATTTCAAGTGGTTTGAAGGAGAATGACAAGCTAGTCATGACGCTTCCCGAATACCCGCAAAATGGCATGGCAGTAAAAGTCATTGGTAAAGCAAACAATCCACTTGCCTCAGCGACAAACTAG
- the asnS gene encoding asparagine--tRNA ligase — MTYAPVADVLAGKYGVNDTVTIKGWVRTRRDSKAGLSFINVHDGSCFDPIQVIALNTLENYDEITRLTTSCSVSVTGTVKQSEGQGQSIEINAQSVEVIGWVENPDTYPMAAKRHSMEYLREQAHLRPRTNIIGAVTRVRNCLSQAVHRFFHEQGYFWISTPILTAADTEGAGEMFRVSTLDMMNIPRDEHGNVDYKEDFFGKETFLTVSGQLNVETYCAAMSKVYTFGPTFRAENSNTSRHLAEFWMIEPEVAFADLSTVAQLAEDLLKYVFKAVLEERPDDMAFFAQRVNKDAITRLENVVNSEFVRMDYTDAIEVLKNSGKTFEFPVEWGVDLSSEHERYLAEEHVGAPIIMQNYPKDIKAFYMRINDDNKTVAAMDVLAPGIGEIIGGSQREERLDVFDRRLAEMGLDQEDYSWYRDLRRFGTVPHAGFGLGFERLVAYVTGMQNVRDVIPFPRTPGNAQY, encoded by the coding sequence ATGACATATGCACCAGTCGCCGACGTTTTGGCTGGCAAATATGGTGTCAACGACACTGTGACAATTAAAGGTTGGGTAAGAACCCGTCGAGATTCTAAAGCCGGTCTTTCTTTTATCAACGTGCACGACGGCAGTTGCTTTGACCCTATTCAGGTGATTGCGCTAAATACCCTCGAAAATTATGATGAGATTACTCGCTTGACCACCAGTTGTTCGGTGTCAGTTACAGGCACTGTAAAACAGTCAGAAGGTCAGGGTCAAAGCATTGAAATTAATGCACAGTCAGTTGAAGTAATTGGTTGGGTAGAAAACCCTGATACCTACCCTATGGCAGCTAAACGTCATAGCATGGAATATTTAAGAGAGCAGGCACACTTGCGTCCTCGCACTAATATTATTGGCGCGGTAACGCGTGTAAGAAACTGTTTGTCACAAGCTGTACATCGCTTTTTTCATGAGCAAGGTTACTTTTGGATCAGTACACCAATTCTTACTGCGGCTGACACTGAAGGTGCTGGTGAAATGTTCCGTGTATCGACGCTTGATATGATGAACATTCCACGTGATGAGCATGGTAACGTTGATTACAAAGAAGACTTCTTCGGTAAAGAAACTTTTTTAACGGTATCAGGCCAATTGAATGTTGAAACTTACTGCGCTGCAATGTCAAAAGTGTATACCTTTGGTCCAACATTCAGAGCTGAAAACTCGAATACCAGTCGTCACCTTGCTGAATTTTGGATGATAGAACCTGAAGTCGCTTTCGCTGATTTATCAACTGTTGCCCAACTGGCCGAAGACTTATTGAAGTATGTGTTTAAAGCGGTGTTGGAAGAACGTCCCGATGACATGGCTTTCTTCGCACAGCGCGTAAACAAAGACGCCATCACGCGCTTGGAAAATGTAGTGAACTCAGAATTTGTGCGCATGGATTATACTGATGCTATTGAAGTGCTTAAGAACAGTGGCAAAACGTTTGAATTTCCTGTGGAATGGGGTGTCGACTTGTCTTCTGAACATGAACGCTATTTAGCTGAAGAACATGTTGGTGCACCGATTATCATGCAGAACTATCCAAAAGATATTAAAGCATTTTACATGCGCATTAACGATGACAACAAAACCGTTGCCGCGATGGATGTACTGGCACCTGGTATTGGTGAAATTATCGGTGGCTCACAGCGTGAAGAACGCCTCGATGTATTTGACCGCCGCCTTGCAGAAATGGGCTTGGATCAGGAAGATTACTCGTGGTACCGTGATTTGCGACGCTTTGGTACAGTGCCACACGCAGGCTTTGGCCTAGGTTTTGAGCGCTTAGTTGCCTACGTCACCGGCATGCAAAATGTCCGCGATGTTATCCCATTCCCAAGAACACCTGGCAATGCACAATACTAA